From a region of the Helianthus annuus cultivar XRQ/B chromosome 5, HanXRQr2.0-SUNRISE, whole genome shotgun sequence genome:
- the LOC110921455 gene encoding macro domain-containing protein VPA0103-like translates to MPLISASLKSPILLHSLSNRSLNPRFIFSTFLDSRAVVKQTFSFRQVTRAYSNMSGDGVAQFNLSPTSFLKIQKGDITRWLIDGSSDAIVNPANERMLGGGGADGAIHRAAGPELKTACYDVPEVRPGVRCPTGEARITPGFKLPASHVIHTVGPVYDVDSNAPASLSNAYRNSLRVARENNIQYVAFPAISCGVYGYPFDEAATVAISTIKEHCDAIKEVHFVLFSDDIYNVWLKKAGELLPN, encoded by the exons ATGCCCCTAATTTCAGCATCACTCAAATCCCcaattcttcttcattctctctctAACCGATCCTTAAACCCTAGATTCATCTTCAGCACCTTTCTTGATTCTCGAGCAGTTGTGAAACAAACATTTTCCTTCCGGCAAGTAACTAGAGCTTATTCCAATATGTCAGGCGACGGTGTGGCTCAATTCAATCTGTCCCCCACGAGTTTCCTCAAGATCCAGAAAGGAGATATCACTCGCTGGCTCATCGATGGCTCATCCGACGCTATT GTGAATCCAGCAAATGAGCGGAtgcttggtggtggtggtgctgatGGAG CTATACATCGTGCTGCCGGCCCTGAACTGAAAACAGCATGTTATGACGTTCCTGAAGTCCGCCCTGGTGTTCGTTGCCCAACTGGAGAAGCAAGAATCACACC AGGGTTTAAATTGCCTGCATCTCATGTAATCCACACCGTTGGACCTGTTTATGATGTTGATAGCAATGCTCCAGCTTCCTTGAGTAATGCTTACAG GAACAGCCTGCGTGTTGCAAGAGAGAACAATATTCAATATGTCGCATTTCCTGCCATATCTTGTGGTGTCTATGG ATACCCATTTGATGAAGCTGCAACTGTGGCCATATCTACAATCAAGGAGCATTGCGATGCCATTAAAGAG GTTCATTTTGTGCTTTTTTCGGATGATATCTACAATGTTTGGTTGAAAAAGGCGGGAGAGTTACTCCCAAATTAG
- the LOC110922601 gene encoding macro domain-containing protein XCC3184-like — protein MSINESEAGKRVGDFNLSPTTLLKIQKGDITRWFIDASSDAIVNPANERMLGGGGADGAIHDAAGPELRTACYGVPEVRPGVRCPTGEARITPGFELPASHVIHTVGPIYDADSNAPASLRFDCYSIFSCGRQKTTSSRHGTRKSKSAVSLSNAYRNSLRVARENNIHYIAFPAISCGVFGYPYEEAATVAISTIKEHCNAIKEVHFVLFTDDIYNVWLKKAGELLPN, from the exons ATGTCTATCAACGAAAGTGAGGCCGGGAAACGCGTAGGTGACTTCAATCTGTCTCCGACGACTTTGCTCAAGATTCAGAAAGGAGATATTACTCGTTGGTTCATTGATGCCTCCTCCGACGCAATT GTAAATCCAGCAAATGAGCGGATGCTTGGTGGTGGTGGAGCTGATGGAG CAATACACGATGCTGCTGGCCCAGAACTGAGAACAGCATGTTATGGTGTCCCGGAAGTTCGCCCTGGAGTTCGTTGCCCAACTGGAGAAGCAAGAATCACCCC AGGGTTTGAATTGCCTGCATCTCATGTAATCCACACTGTTGGACCCATTTATGATGCCGATAGCAATGCTCCAGCCTCCTTACGCTTTGATTGCTATTCAATTTTCTCGTGTGGTCGACAGAAGACTACAAGTTCGAGGCATGGTACTAGGAAAAGCAAATCGGCAGTTTCCTTAAGTAACGCTTACAG GAACAGCCTGCGTGTTGCAAGAGAGAACAATATTCATTATATTGCATTTCCTGCCATATCTTGTGGTGTTTTTGG ATACCCGTATGAAGAAGCTGCAACCGTGGCCATATCTACAATCAAAGAGCATTGCAATGCCATTAAAGAG GTTCATTTTGTGCTTTTTACGGATGATATTTACAATGTTTGGTTGAAAAAGGCGGGAGAGTTGCTCCCAAATTAG
- the LOC110924920 gene encoding uncharacterized protein LOC110924920 → MATCRCGKLSIVRTSWTDNNPGRRFYSCPSPGVTCPGFVGWVDPPMCPRAVRIILGLLRARNKADQEMDELRTELRWKNKLILVLLFLLGLQFAMLLLESEGLYM, encoded by the exons ATGGCAACCTGTCGATGTGGAAAGTTATCCATTGTTCGAACATCATGGACCGACAACAACCCAGGACGTCGATTCTATTCATGTCCATCACCG GGTGTCACGTGTCCTGGATTTGTTGGTTGGGTTGACCCGCCAATGTGCCCACGAGCTGTTCGCATCATTCTAGGGCTACTTCGAGCAAGAAACAAGGCGGATCAAGAAATGGATGAACTTCGGACTGAACTAAGATGGAAGAACAAGCTGATTTTAGTACTGTTGTTTCTGTTAGGGTTACAGTTTGCAATGTTGTTGTTGGAATctgaaggtttatacatgtaG